A genomic window from Archaeoglobus profundus DSM 5631 includes:
- a CDS encoding NADH-quinone oxidoreductase subunit D — protein sequence MLKEWGTKWSLWPVHLVTACCGVELAHAYACGYDAERIGSLNYGICRQTNLIIVEGAITRKMARVLRITWEQMPNPKFVIVMGACGIKGGLFKNSYHMVRPWDVVPVDVFVPGCPPTPEALIRGIVALQKKIEGKEDFDKFEEVSIEVEKGKVRKLPPLKEFRVENPAVVPNVERGRDDYAKTLEDVLGVRVYTVGKDHYYAFVDDVKRSAEILAHLGFDNVKDVNVLDVPHEDTFIVEFTLHNYENYKLVTLAKRISRKNPKVESLSDIFPSSDYMEREMHEFFGVVFEGNKWMGRNFLLDVSTPKFPLRKDFRLESQSIEEERPFLQDFDGNLDVTKLPDEFVKGDEYILVVGPQHPGSGHMRLIVKLDGDIIKDVIPDPGYVHRGVEKIAESRIYIKNIPLVERPCITDFANYDICYVKAIEEALGIEVSERAKYIRTILAELCRIGTHLYDAGILSIFLGHSTGFMWAFGLREFVCEALTILTGARVTGSFIVPGGVRWDVSDEKLRRVREIVLAMRRRLEKFEKMFVKNPTVVARLENVGILSKKDAKELGIVGPFLRASNVRHDWRLKGYEAYDCVDWDVVTAEEGDSYARLLVRVEEINQSIKIIDQLVRDLPSGETKVDMWKLTDLVLPLGEFVSCVEGARGTIYMSIVSDGESTTPYRFRIVTPSWYNLRGFVEACKGERLADLQAIYGSFGYFPPEADR from the coding sequence TTGCTGAAAGAGTGGGGAACTAAGTGGAGTCTTTGGCCAGTTCATTTGGTTACCGCATGTTGTGGAGTTGAATTGGCGCACGCTTACGCATGTGGCTATGACGCTGAAAGAATAGGTAGCTTGAACTACGGTATATGCAGACAGACAAATCTGATAATCGTTGAAGGAGCTATCACAAGAAAGATGGCTAGAGTTTTGAGGATAACTTGGGAGCAGATGCCAAATCCTAAGTTTGTTATAGTTATGGGAGCTTGCGGTATTAAGGGTGGATTATTCAAGAACAGCTATCACATGGTTAGACCGTGGGATGTTGTCCCTGTGGATGTTTTCGTTCCTGGTTGTCCTCCAACGCCGGAGGCTCTTATCAGGGGTATTGTTGCTCTTCAGAAAAAAATAGAAGGGAAAGAAGATTTTGACAAGTTTGAAGAGGTAAGCATAGAAGTTGAGAAAGGTAAGGTCAGAAAGTTACCTCCTTTGAAAGAGTTTAGAGTGGAGAATCCAGCTGTAGTTCCGAACGTTGAGAGGGGCAGGGATGATTATGCTAAGACTTTAGAAGATGTCTTGGGAGTTAGAGTTTATACCGTGGGTAAAGACCACTACTACGCATTTGTAGATGATGTTAAGAGGTCGGCGGAAATCTTAGCCCACTTAGGTTTTGACAACGTTAAAGATGTTAACGTCTTGGATGTTCCACATGAAGATACATTCATCGTTGAGTTTACACTCCACAACTACGAAAACTACAAGCTCGTAACGCTAGCCAAAAGAATTAGTAGGAAAAACCCGAAGGTGGAGAGTCTGTCGGATATCTTTCCGTCGTCTGATTACATGGAGAGGGAGATGCACGAATTCTTTGGAGTTGTATTCGAGGGAAACAAATGGATGGGAAGAAACTTCCTCCTAGATGTTTCCACACCTAAGTTTCCATTAAGGAAAGATTTCAGGCTTGAATCGCAGAGTATAGAGGAAGAGAGACCTTTCTTGCAAGATTTTGATGGTAACTTGGACGTTACAAAACTCCCAGATGAATTCGTTAAGGGAGACGAATATATCCTTGTAGTTGGACCCCAGCATCCCGGAAGCGGACACATGAGGTTGATAGTAAAGCTCGATGGAGACATCATAAAAGATGTAATTCCAGATCCGGGATACGTTCACAGAGGTGTTGAGAAAATTGCTGAGAGCAGAATATACATCAAGAACATACCTCTAGTGGAAAGACCATGCATAACGGATTTTGCAAATTATGACATCTGTTACGTCAAGGCTATAGAAGAAGCTCTAGGAATTGAGGTTTCTGAGAGAGCCAAATACATTAGAACGATCTTAGCTGAGCTATGCAGGATTGGAACACATCTGTACGATGCGGGAATTCTCTCCATATTTTTGGGACATTCGACTGGATTCATGTGGGCTTTCGGTTTGAGAGAGTTCGTATGTGAAGCTCTAACGATTTTAACTGGCGCAAGAGTTACAGGTTCCTTCATAGTTCCCGGAGGAGTAAGATGGGACGTCAGCGATGAAAAGCTGAGGAGAGTCAGAGAAATCGTTTTGGCTATGAGGAGAAGACTTGAAAAGTTCGAGAAAATGTTCGTTAAAAATCCCACGGTTGTGGCGAGACTTGAAAACGTCGGGATTTTGAGTAAGAAGGATGCGAAAGAGCTGGGGATAGTGGGACCTTTCTTAAGGGCATCCAACGTAAGGCACGATTGGAGATTAAAGGGTTACGAAGCTTACGACTGCGTCGATTGGGATGTAGTCACCGCTGAAGAAGGAGACTCCTATGCTAGGTTACTTGTGAGAGTTGAAGAGATAAATCAGAGCATTAAAATAATAGATCAGCTTGTTAGAGATTTGCCGAGCGGGGAAACAAAGGTGGATATGTGGAAATTGACGGATTTGGTATTGCCTCTCGGAGAATTTGTCTCATGTGTTGAGGGTGCGAGAGGCACAATATACATGTCCATCGTTAGCGACGGCGAATCTACGACTCCTTACAGGTTCAGAATAGTTACCC
- the ndhC gene encoding NADH-quinone oxidoreductase subunit A: MDALTLIGLVVAVGLVIDLIMLILTKLLPEKVKSEVKEMRYEAGNVPIERPKHALPFQYVPYLILFLAVEPIAVLMLLLSPFSDYIKFLAVTLALLIPPLLGGVKLAERVGN; the protein is encoded by the coding sequence TTGGATGCGCTGACGTTGATTGGTTTAGTAGTGGCTGTAGGCTTAGTCATCGATTTGATAATGCTTATACTTACCAAACTTCTTCCCGAGAAGGTCAAAAGCGAAGTAAAGGAGATGAGGTACGAAGCTGGAAATGTTCCAATAGAGAGACCAAAGCACGCTCTACCCTTCCAATACGTCCCCTATCTGATTCTGTTTTTAGCGGTTGAACCCATAGCAGTCCTAATGCTACTTCTGTCACCATTCAGCGATTACATCAAATTCTTAGCTGTGACACTGGCTTTGTTAATTCCACCGTTGTTGGGAGGTGTTAAGCTTGCTGAAAGAGTGGGGAACTAA
- a CDS encoding proton-conducting transporter transmembrane domain-containing protein, translating into MEIVALIVLSIGAVLSLKSRSAGIVACIISAMLTFSTNPFLALITVIAILNLASLTLLKWKSHLTLPILMLIATLHAFQSNDLAVLIVCFIAGSVPTYALILLSEDDVKPDTAVKYITFMVLATVLFIFGLINLNTVIGKILFLIGLALEVGIAPLHIWVPDVFEEGDPVTVAVIASLAKFIPFLIAFRVLSLDEITFAFIFALSVLSMLVGNVGALTSNKPQRILAYSTIANMGYVTSALTTLNPLGFAGAFIQLLANSAGKIGFFTALKDGANKVQTYLLAFSMIGVPPLLGFWGKFFILTSLIKSNLLILAVILVINSVISVPYYVRLAGMYERGRSLIVSAVVTACVLISLIIYPTPIYEGVIACWMR; encoded by the coding sequence ATGGAAATTGTAGCATTAATAGTTCTATCGATAGGAGCGGTATTATCTCTGAAAAGTAGATCGGCGGGAATAGTAGCTTGCATAATTTCCGCTATGCTCACATTCAGTACCAATCCTTTCCTAGCCCTGATAACTGTCATCGCAATCTTAAACCTCGCATCTCTAACTCTGCTGAAGTGGAAGAGTCACTTAACTCTCCCAATTCTGATGCTCATAGCAACGCTTCACGCATTTCAATCGAACGATCTCGCAGTCCTGATAGTTTGCTTCATAGCTGGAAGCGTTCCAACGTACGCCCTAATACTGCTTTCGGAGGACGATGTAAAACCAGATACAGCGGTAAAATACATCACGTTCATGGTTTTAGCGACAGTCTTGTTCATCTTCGGCCTTATCAACTTGAACACGGTCATCGGCAAGATCTTATTCTTGATCGGCCTAGCATTGGAAGTGGGAATTGCTCCGTTGCACATCTGGGTTCCAGACGTTTTTGAGGAAGGTGATCCGGTTACGGTTGCTGTAATTGCAAGCTTGGCAAAGTTCATTCCATTCCTCATAGCCTTCAGGGTTTTGAGCTTGGATGAGATCACATTTGCCTTCATATTCGCACTGTCAGTTTTATCCATGCTCGTAGGAAACGTCGGAGCCTTAACTTCCAATAAACCTCAGAGAATCTTGGCGTATTCTACGATTGCGAACATGGGTTACGTGACATCAGCTTTAACGACTTTAAATCCACTAGGATTTGCTGGAGCTTTCATACAGCTTTTGGCAAACTCAGCTGGAAAGATCGGATTTTTCACAGCTTTAAAAGATGGTGCAAATAAAGTTCAGACATACCTCCTCGCATTCTCTATGATAGGCGTGCCACCACTCCTAGGCTTTTGGGGTAAATTTTTCATACTGACATCGCTGATAAAGTCTAATCTGCTTATATTAGCGGTAATCTTAGTTATAAACTCCGTTATATCTGTCCCCTACTACGTCAGACTCGCTGGCATGTATGAAAGAGGTAGAAGTCTAATCGTTTCAGCAGTTGTGACTGCATGCGTCTTAATATCTCTGATAATTTACCCAACACCAATATATGAGGGGGTGATAGCTTGTTGGATGCGCTGA
- a CDS encoding NADH-quinone oxidoreductase subunit 5 family protein translates to MIIALIILPMIFSIPTAIAWYLWRKNLAVTSVFGLFLSFILTIYTYNLPDSTISYPWIPQLGISFTFILDYLSKTMGLLTAFIAFLIGVYSLEYMKHDYRLGWYWFFFNTFTSSMLLVVYSDNLLSLLIGWEGLGLASWALIGHWFRDDDELSYVGEIGRRVWKLKMFWSPSFSAWRAISTIRIGDMPMFFAIAVIFALTQNLNVSSMDWHTVFKDLGFASSIVLLALMMGPFTKSAQLPFSEWLMTAMTGPTTVSALLHSATMVAAGAYLFMRLSWYIEPWNIHELEFAYTLILFLGLSSSLYGALVALACRERKVLLASSTLSSLGIMFAVTSLSFWFGRIAIILAFLYLVVHALAKATLFLVAGHLIHATHNRFHCKVNFRKMPSAFIATLIATLCLSGIPPFTAYWVKSGMEELLHHLEEFGYYPLALFLLTSVIYSAFLAKFLSLNFLKGREVEIYTHREILMQTSYIVMCLTLLPLIVYVFREVSESSVIVGIILAIAYVLAILKPTYESRVGQFLSDRMYLMALNDLIVPSIGRAFIFLCYYFDKAVDLFAHTVIPEMFENVSNAIRSVQRKRLTKYVEFVIGLLFTILLIAGWFEWKL, encoded by the coding sequence ATGATAATCGCGTTGATAATCTTGCCGATGATATTCAGCATTCCTACAGCTATTGCGTGGTATCTCTGGAGGAAAAATCTCGCTGTTACATCCGTTTTTGGCTTGTTCCTATCGTTCATTTTAACAATATACACCTACAACTTGCCAGATTCAACAATCAGCTATCCGTGGATACCCCAGCTTGGAATAAGCTTCACGTTTATATTGGACTATTTGAGCAAGACGATGGGACTTTTAACGGCTTTTATAGCGTTCCTAATAGGAGTTTACAGCTTGGAATACATGAAGCATGACTATCGCTTGGGATGGTACTGGTTTTTCTTTAACACGTTCACGTCTTCAATGCTCTTAGTTGTTTACAGCGACAACCTCCTCTCTTTGCTCATAGGATGGGAAGGCTTGGGCTTGGCATCCTGGGCTTTAATAGGGCATTGGTTCAGGGATGATGACGAACTCAGCTACGTTGGAGAGATAGGAAGAAGGGTTTGGAAGCTTAAAATGTTCTGGTCACCGAGCTTCTCAGCTTGGAGAGCCATATCGACTATAAGGATAGGAGACATGCCGATGTTCTTCGCCATTGCGGTAATATTCGCACTGACGCAAAATCTCAACGTATCGTCAATGGATTGGCATACTGTCTTCAAAGATTTGGGATTCGCTTCGAGCATAGTGTTGCTAGCTTTAATGATGGGGCCCTTTACAAAGTCCGCACAGCTACCATTTAGCGAATGGCTCATGACTGCAATGACCGGTCCGACTACCGTTTCAGCCTTGCTTCACTCAGCCACGATGGTAGCGGCGGGAGCATACCTCTTCATGCGCCTCAGCTGGTATATCGAGCCTTGGAACATCCATGAACTCGAATTCGCTTACACCTTAATCCTGTTCTTAGGGTTATCCTCATCCCTTTACGGTGCACTCGTAGCCTTAGCCTGTAGAGAAAGAAAGGTCCTGCTCGCCTCTTCAACCCTCTCAAGCCTTGGAATAATGTTTGCAGTTACATCTCTGAGTTTCTGGTTCGGTAGAATAGCGATAATCCTCGCATTTCTCTACCTCGTCGTTCATGCGTTAGCCAAAGCTACACTGTTCTTAGTAGCTGGACATCTAATTCACGCCACTCACAACAGATTCCACTGCAAAGTCAACTTTAGGAAGATGCCATCAGCCTTCATCGCAACCTTAATTGCCACACTCTGCCTTTCTGGAATCCCTCCTTTCACGGCTTACTGGGTTAAATCGGGAATGGAAGAACTATTACATCATCTCGAAGAGTTCGGATATTACCCCTTAGCTTTGTTTCTGCTAACATCCGTAATTTATTCCGCATTTCTCGCAAAATTCTTGAGTTTAAACTTCTTAAAGGGTAGAGAAGTTGAGATATACACACACAGGGAAATTTTGATGCAAACGTCTTACATCGTAATGTGCCTAACGCTCTTACCTTTAATAGTCTACGTTTTCAGAGAGGTTAGCGAAAGTTCGGTAATCGTGGGAATTATTTTGGCTATTGCTTACGTCTTAGCTATACTCAAGCCCACTTACGAATCGAGGGTGGGTCAGTTTTTGAGTGATAGGATGTATCTGATGGCTTTAAACGACTTGATAGTTCCCAGTATTGGAAGGGCTTTCATCTTCCTTTGCTATTACTTCGACAAAGCCGTAGATTTGTTTGCCCATACAGTTATACCGGAGATGTTCGAAAACGTATCGAATGCTATCAGAAGCGTTCAGAGAAAGAGGCTTACGAAATACGTTGAGTTTGTAATCGGACTGCTGTTTACTATACTTTTGATAGCGGGGTGGTTTGAATGGAAATTGTAG
- a CDS encoding complex I subunit 5 family protein, with amino-acid sequence MIRLIEVAIPLVALIIAPLIVRGHLITSLAYVLSCILIALKLTSRGYIHLLSFPSPVGDFYLFSDGISNIFGFTIALISSMVALYSYPYMKHRFEEMGLGEGEFRKYWFLYNLYAYSMLLLVYSANLLLLYVFLEISLVSSFLLIYYYGYGNRRWVALLYFVWTHVAGVLTLIGFIIVGLKNQTLLMPYIKVIPMVAWILIFLGMVIKLPGLGFHIWLPYAHAEAPTPVSALLSPLTVGLAGYILLRIYEIDPSFVIKFRDQIFLYGFLTSFVAGLIVFKQRDFKRLLAYSTVSQMGYMLMALCLGTYGMFGLVIQYVSHAFGKSILFMSAGALIMAYHLRDIEKMGGLHEQVPEIANASLLGFMNLSGIVTIGLLGEFFILRGVVEFYGIGRVAMMVIVAFIISGLYSFYTMKRIYYGKPKDYPSKRIALSVKIPLYVIGLISIITLFTAKYIVDALMEVFA; translated from the coding sequence GTGATAAGATTGATTGAAGTCGCGATACCGCTGGTAGCTTTGATAATTGCCCCGCTAATCGTGAGAGGACATCTGATAACGTCTTTAGCTTATGTGCTGTCATGTATACTCATCGCCTTGAAGCTCACTTCCAGAGGCTATATCCACCTTCTCAGCTTTCCCTCACCAGTAGGTGACTTTTATTTATTCTCCGACGGTATTTCGAACATTTTTGGATTTACGATAGCTCTGATTTCGAGTATGGTCGCTCTATATTCTTACCCTTACATGAAACACAGATTCGAAGAGATGGGATTGGGTGAAGGCGAATTTAGAAAGTATTGGTTCCTGTACAACCTATACGCGTATTCAATGCTGTTACTGGTCTACTCAGCAAATCTACTCCTCCTTTACGTTTTCCTCGAAATATCGCTAGTTTCTTCGTTTCTACTGATATACTACTATGGATATGGAAATAGAAGGTGGGTTGCTCTGCTCTACTTCGTTTGGACACATGTAGCTGGTGTTTTAACATTGATAGGGTTCATAATCGTCGGATTGAAAAATCAAACGTTGCTGATGCCCTACATTAAAGTGATACCTATGGTTGCATGGATTCTGATATTTCTCGGAATGGTAATCAAATTGCCGGGATTAGGATTTCACATCTGGCTCCCCTATGCCCATGCTGAAGCTCCTACGCCAGTAAGTGCCCTACTAAGCCCGTTAACTGTCGGTCTGGCTGGGTATATTCTTTTAAGAATTTATGAAATAGATCCAAGCTTTGTTATAAAATTCAGAGATCAAATATTTCTTTACGGATTTCTAACAAGTTTCGTAGCAGGCCTTATCGTTTTCAAGCAGAGAGACTTCAAGAGGCTTTTAGCCTATTCAACCGTTTCCCAAATGGGTTACATGCTGATGGCCCTCTGTTTGGGAACATACGGTATGTTCGGTCTAGTTATTCAATACGTATCACACGCATTCGGAAAATCCATACTCTTCATGAGTGCCGGAGCTTTGATAATGGCCTACCATCTTAGAGATATCGAGAAAATGGGTGGATTGCACGAGCAAGTTCCAGAAATAGCGAACGCATCCCTCTTAGGCTTCATGAACTTGAGCGGGATTGTAACGATAGGCTTGCTCGGAGAGTTCTTCATTCTTAGAGGTGTTGTGGAGTTCTACGGAATCGGTAGGGTGGCTATGATGGTTATAGTTGCTTTCATAATTTCCGGGCTTTACAGCTTCTACACCATGAAGAGGATATACTACGGTAAGCCTAAAGACTATCCGAGCAAGAGGATTGCTCTATCCGTTAAAATACCCCTGTACGTTATAGGTTTAATATCTATAATAACTCTCTTCACTGCAAAATACATCGTCGATGCTTTGATGGAGGTGTTTGCATGA
- a CDS encoding 5,10-methylenetetrahydromethanopterin reductase has protein sequence MELGIELKPDKPFYEIEYLAKLAEDYEYDYIWITEHYNNRNPIPILTTIALKTHRAKIGVGATNPYTTHPALIASIIFTLDEISGGRAVLGISAGDKMTLNSLGIRREKPLKTVKEAVELIKALMNGRTYEGDLFKCMSVIPFARRVPIFVGAQGSKMIELALEIGDGVILNATLPEIKTSKTVGLCMPVCVDDDVDRAKKIAKIVVAFIIAGSSRSFAEKEGIPYDVVTDIRKKISKGKFDEIKIDDELIDKFCLYGKVNDVVARIESFNVDIFIVGTPIGRDKVKAIKEIGKKIKGR, from the coding sequence ATGGAGCTAGGAATTGAGCTAAAGCCTGACAAACCGTTCTATGAAATCGAATACTTGGCTAAACTCGCGGAAGATTACGAATACGATTACATTTGGATCACGGAGCACTACAACAACAGAAACCCCATTCCTATTTTAACGACCATCGCTTTAAAGACTCACAGGGCAAAGATAGGTGTTGGGGCTACAAACCCCTATACTACTCATCCGGCACTGATAGCATCAATCATCTTTACTTTAGACGAGATAAGCGGTGGTAGAGCTGTTTTGGGAATTTCCGCTGGAGATAAGATGACCTTGAATAGCTTGGGGATAAGGAGAGAGAAGCCGTTGAAGACAGTTAAAGAGGCTGTAGAGCTCATAAAAGCTCTTATGAATGGTAGGACTTATGAAGGAGATCTGTTTAAGTGTATGAGCGTTATTCCTTTTGCAAGAAGAGTTCCGATCTTTGTGGGCGCTCAAGGTAGTAAAATGATTGAGCTTGCTCTCGAAATCGGGGATGGAGTTATTCTGAATGCTACCCTACCTGAAATAAAAACGAGTAAGACTGTCGGACTTTGTATGCCGGTATGCGTTGATGACGATGTAGATAGAGCTAAAAAGATTGCCAAGATCGTTGTAGCCTTTATAATTGCTGGTAGCTCGAGGAGTTTTGCAGAGAAGGAGGGAATTCCTTACGATGTCGTTACCGATATTAGGAAAAAGATTTCGAAAGGTAAGTTCGACGAGATAAAAATAGATGACGAGCTGATCGATAAATTCTGCCTTTATGGGAAGGTTAACGATGTAGTGGCCAGAATAGAGTCTTTTAATGTTGACATATTCATAGTAGGTACGCCCATAGGTAGAGATAAGGTAAAGGCTATTAAAGAAATAGGAAAGAAAATCAAAGGGAGGTAA
- a CDS encoding F420-dependent methylenetetrahydromethanopterin dehydrogenase, translated as MRIGIAKLGAIGSAVLLEYCLDELAMRGDIETFVVSSGSKIKVEVLEELEKRDFDLKIVTCPNAEKFLKDVNLSDRVIVITDRASKDWLDSLNWGYIVVKADAMIGARREFLDPTEMVLYNSDLLKVLAVTGIIRLLQYEINRALKEDYLPKVVVDYNTAVKFAGFCNPYARAKAIASYIIAENISKITHKACFVEKDAENYITLCATAHEMMRIAGKLADEAREIEKSNDSVLRTPHSKSGEILKKVGLYDVLM; from the coding sequence ATGAGAATTGGTATAGCCAAGCTCGGTGCTATAGGTTCTGCCGTTCTTTTAGAGTATTGTTTAGATGAGTTGGCAATGAGAGGAGATATAGAGACTTTCGTAGTTTCTTCGGGTTCCAAAATAAAGGTGGAAGTACTTGAGGAACTTGAAAAGAGAGATTTTGACCTTAAGATAGTTACATGCCCGAATGCTGAGAAATTCCTCAAAGATGTTAATCTGAGTGATAGAGTGATCGTTATTACGGATAGAGCCAGTAAGGATTGGCTAGATAGCTTGAACTGGGGTTACATAGTGGTAAAAGCAGATGCTATGATTGGTGCGAGGAGAGAATTTTTAGATCCTACAGAGATGGTGCTCTACAACTCGGATTTGCTTAAGGTTTTAGCTGTGACGGGGATTATCAGGTTACTGCAGTACGAGATAAACAGGGCTTTGAAGGAGGATTACCTTCCGAAGGTTGTAGTAGATTATAACACGGCTGTAAAGTTTGCTGGTTTTTGCAATCCGTACGCCAGAGCCAAAGCAATTGCGAGCTACATAATAGCTGAGAATATTTCAAAGATAACGCATAAAGCTTGTTTTGTCGAGAAGGATGCCGAAAACTACATTACCCTATGCGCCACTGCTCACGAAATGATGAGAATTGCGGGAAAACTTGCGGATGAGGCTAGGGAGATTGAAAAGTCAAACGACAGTGTTTTAAGAACACCCCACTCGAAATCGGGTGAAATCTTGAAGAAGGTAGGCTTGTACGATGTGCTCATGTGA
- the glyA gene encoding serine hydroxymethyltransferase: protein MEVFDLIRQQSEYMKSVIPLIASENVTSKFVRECYLSDFGHRYAMGDVEKRIYSGCNIIDRLEELAIKYTKELFGCEHANVKPISGTIANLAVYRALTECGDKILALPVKCGGHFSFHDSANVRCLRTVEMPFDPSEFNIDLDNAKKKIIEERPKLVILGASVFLFSHPVKELVEVAHEVGARVMYDGSHVLGLIAGKEFQDPIKEGADVVTASTHKTFPGPQRAVIMCKEELAEMIDYGVMPCVVSNHHIHSLAGYAMACIEMLEFGRDYARQIVRNAKALAEELYNLGYNVLCPHLEFTKSHQVVVDVGNGCEVVGKLEKANILTNPCLLPWDDDKASGIRIGVQEVTRLGMKEDEMREIARFIDMALKDKKPIKDIKNEIKEFKSNFLTVKYTFEEHPAY, encoded by the coding sequence GTGGAAGTGTTCGATTTGATAAGACAGCAGTCCGAATATATGAAGTCTGTAATTCCACTCATTGCAAGCGAGAACGTGACGAGCAAGTTCGTCAGAGAATGCTATCTCAGCGATTTTGGACATAGATATGCAATGGGAGATGTTGAGAAAAGAATTTACAGCGGATGCAACATCATAGACAGGCTGGAGGAGTTGGCAATCAAGTATACCAAGGAGTTGTTCGGTTGTGAACATGCCAATGTTAAACCGATATCTGGAACCATCGCAAATTTGGCGGTTTACAGAGCTTTGACTGAGTGCGGTGATAAGATACTTGCTTTGCCAGTAAAGTGTGGAGGGCACTTCTCATTTCATGATTCTGCAAATGTTAGATGTCTAAGAACCGTGGAAATGCCCTTTGATCCTTCAGAATTTAACATCGACCTAGATAACGCTAAGAAAAAGATAATCGAAGAAAGGCCAAAGCTGGTCATACTCGGTGCTAGTGTCTTTCTCTTCTCACATCCTGTGAAGGAATTGGTTGAGGTAGCGCATGAGGTGGGAGCGAGGGTAATGTACGATGGCAGTCACGTTTTGGGGTTGATAGCTGGGAAGGAGTTTCAGGATCCTATTAAGGAGGGAGCTGACGTCGTAACAGCTTCAACTCACAAAACATTCCCCGGTCCCCAAAGAGCCGTAATCATGTGTAAGGAGGAGTTGGCTGAGATGATAGACTACGGAGTCATGCCGTGCGTAGTCAGCAATCACCACATACACAGTTTAGCTGGATATGCAATGGCTTGCATAGAGATGCTGGAATTTGGAAGGGATTACGCAAGACAGATTGTCAGAAACGCTAAAGCTCTCGCTGAGGAACTTTACAACCTAGGTTACAACGTCCTTTGCCCTCACTTGGAATTCACCAAGTCTCATCAGGTCGTTGTGGATGTTGGGAATGGGTGCGAAGTTGTTGGAAAGCTTGAGAAGGCAAACATACTCACAAATCCCTGCCTACTACCGTGGGACGACGATAAAGCAAGTGGAATAAGGATAGGAGTACAGGAGGTAACGAGGTTGGGGATGAAGGAGGATGAGATGAGAGAGATTGCAAGGTTTATAGATATGGCTCTGAAGGATAAAAAACCTATCAAAGATATCAAAAACGAAATCAAAGAGTTCAAATCCAACTTCTTAACAGTCAAGTATACTTTCGAAGAACATCCGGCTTACTGA
- a CDS encoding Coenzyme F420 hydrogenase/dehydrogenase, beta subunit C-terminal domain, with amino-acid sequence MNPFEELEVDIILSGKCCYCGACGAFCKYIHYENERPVAENCEHCGVCYDVCPVNYFSESKAEIEIFGEKRKDDAIGYYREILAGRATDENIRSKAQDGGAVTAILTYLLESGAIDSAVVTGRDESWNPKPIVAISKEDLLASTGSKYTQCLVLLGVKDAIKMGKKSIALVGLPCHVKAIRNAQMSGHSLGAEKVSVVLGLFCMETFSRDLLKHKLEEIGVKIEDVEKFDIKKGKLMAWVKGEVKTIPLKELKDAVRTSCKFCNDFTAEFADISFGSVGSDDGWSTIIIRSDRGEKIVKGAVDQGYLEVQPITEKGIEAIRKLASRKKSCKVVYTQI; translated from the coding sequence ATGAATCCTTTCGAAGAGTTGGAAGTTGATATAATCTTGTCAGGCAAGTGTTGCTACTGCGGAGCGTGTGGTGCCTTCTGCAAGTATATACATTATGAGAATGAAAGGCCTGTTGCAGAGAATTGCGAGCACTGTGGAGTTTGTTACGATGTTTGCCCGGTTAACTACTTTAGTGAATCTAAAGCTGAGATCGAGATCTTTGGTGAAAAAAGAAAGGACGATGCGATAGGATACTATCGTGAGATTTTAGCTGGTAGGGCTACTGATGAAAATATAAGGAGTAAGGCTCAGGATGGTGGAGCTGTTACGGCAATTCTTACGTATCTGCTTGAAAGCGGTGCTATTGATTCCGCAGTCGTTACGGGAAGAGATGAATCTTGGAATCCTAAGCCAATAGTTGCGATAAGTAAAGAAGATTTGCTTGCTTCCACCGGATCAAAATACACTCAATGCCTAGTTCTGCTCGGTGTGAAAGATGCTATCAAGATGGGTAAAAAGAGTATAGCATTGGTAGGGTTACCTTGTCATGTAAAGGCAATTAGGAACGCTCAGATGTCTGGGCACAGTTTAGGTGCTGAAAAAGTCAGCGTTGTCCTAGGTCTGTTTTGCATGGAGACATTCTCAAGGGATTTGCTCAAGCATAAGTTGGAAGAAATTGGTGTGAAAATAGAGGATGTGGAGAAGTTCGACATAAAGAAGGGCAAGCTGATGGCTTGGGTGAAAGGAGAGGTTAAGACAATTCCACTGAAGGAGCTAAAAGATGCTGTAAGAACTTCATGTAAGTTCTGCAACGACTTCACAGCTGAATTTGCGGATATAAGCTTCGGTAGTGTCGGATCGGATGATGGCTGGAGTACGATCATAATTCGTAGCGATAGAGGTGAGAAGATAGTTAAGGGTGCAGTCGATCAAGGATACCTAGAAGTTCAGCCAATCACCGAAAAAGGTATTGAAGCCATCAGAAAGTTGGCTTCACGCAAAAAGAGTTGTAAAGTTGTTTACACACAAATTTAG